The following coding sequences lie in one Mesorhizobium sp. NZP2298 genomic window:
- a CDS encoding efflux RND transporter permease subunit — MDIVRLAINNARLTISVLVFLLIAGWVAYQSTPKEAEPDVPIPMMYVSLIYQGISPEDSERLLLRPMESKLKSLKGLKEMRSAAFQGGGYVLVEFQPQTNLATALQDTRSKVQDGKADLPQAAEEPVVTEVNISEFPVLVVTLSGELPERVLAAAARELRDRIEEVPGVLEGSLQGSRDDLVEVVIDPMKLSSYGLQLEQLIGAVGASNSLVAAGNIEGSEGKYAVKVPSLIETPEDVAALPVVAGPNAVVQAKDIATIRSTFADADTITRLNGKPAIAIEVKKRIGANLIDTLTKVRAVSDAFVKTMPEGMHVTYTQDKSVFVNQLLGDLQNHVMIAVILVFIVILYALSGRASLLIGLAIPSSFLIGILLLAMMGYTINMIVLFSLILAVGMLVDDAIIVTEFAERRMSEGMPKQEAFALAAKRMAGPVIAATMTRIAAFSPLLFWPGIIGDFMKYMPITLIVTLSASMLYALVFAPTLGAIFAKAPEHHEDDNRDGWYMAVVKQAVRFPITVLVLTVVLLAGIFVGYSKYGAGVEFFPSVEPDYGLLYVHARGNLSLAEMDTATKIAENRLLGWPGIKSVYTRVGKTQGGGQDVPEDVVGVIQYEFIDWRERKSANQILNDLRGVMAGIPGVDVEVRVPEAGPPTGKPIQIRLSAIDPAGLDDKARAVAARIAKVPGVIDISDGLPPPGVDWALEVDRAKAAQYGISPTSVGTVVQLVTNGLKLSEYRPAGADKAVDIRLRLPEDRRTLSTLDELRVQTAQGSVPISNFVVRKAKPSVGILNRIDGARTVVVQANVAAGAQVAAVQQEVTQAVTDMNLGSGIRWKLAGSNEDSAEASAFLSKAFGAAIFLIFLVLLAQFNKFTSVWLVLSCVVMATIGVFLGLLITGETFGIVMSGIGVIALAGVVVNNNIVLIDTYDRLREEGWDKMDAVLQTCRERARPVVLTAVSAILGVLPIAFGLGLEIFHHETTINAPSTQWWISLSSAIVFGLSFATVLTLVVTPSMLMVFTRAKVKPGARRGLISRLFRRGKGEISSDAATADAGAEPAIAFPKAAE, encoded by the coding sequence ATGGATATCGTCAGACTTGCAATCAACAATGCCCGCCTGACCATCTCGGTCCTGGTCTTCCTGCTGATCGCAGGCTGGGTCGCCTATCAGTCGACGCCGAAGGAAGCGGAACCCGACGTTCCGATTCCGATGATGTATGTCAGCCTGATCTATCAAGGTATTTCGCCGGAGGATTCCGAGCGCCTCCTGTTGCGACCGATGGAAAGCAAGCTGAAAAGCCTGAAGGGCCTCAAGGAAATGCGCTCGGCCGCCTTCCAGGGCGGCGGCTATGTGCTGGTCGAGTTCCAGCCGCAGACCAATCTGGCGACGGCGCTGCAGGACACACGCTCCAAGGTGCAGGACGGCAAGGCCGACCTGCCGCAGGCGGCCGAGGAACCGGTCGTCACCGAAGTCAACATTTCCGAATTTCCGGTGCTCGTCGTCACGCTGTCGGGCGAATTGCCCGAGCGTGTGTTGGCCGCCGCCGCACGCGAGTTGCGCGACCGCATCGAAGAGGTGCCCGGTGTTCTGGAAGGCTCGCTGCAGGGCTCACGCGACGATCTCGTCGAAGTCGTCATCGATCCGATGAAACTATCGTCCTATGGCTTGCAACTCGAGCAGCTGATCGGTGCGGTGGGCGCCTCCAACAGCCTGGTCGCCGCCGGCAACATCGAGGGGTCGGAGGGCAAATACGCCGTCAAGGTGCCCTCGCTGATCGAGACGCCCGAGGATGTGGCGGCGCTGCCGGTGGTTGCGGGTCCCAACGCGGTGGTGCAGGCCAAGGATATCGCGACGATCCGTTCGACCTTCGCCGATGCCGACACGATCACGCGCCTCAACGGCAAGCCGGCCATCGCCATCGAGGTGAAGAAGCGCATCGGCGCCAATCTGATCGACACGCTCACCAAGGTGAGGGCGGTGTCCGACGCCTTCGTCAAGACGATGCCCGAGGGGATGCACGTCACCTACACGCAGGACAAGTCGGTCTTCGTCAATCAGCTGCTGGGGGACCTGCAGAACCACGTGATGATCGCCGTCATCCTGGTGTTCATCGTCATCCTCTATGCGCTGTCCGGCCGTGCCTCGCTGCTCATTGGCCTCGCCATCCCGTCGTCCTTCCTGATCGGCATCCTGCTGCTCGCGATGATGGGCTACACGATCAACATGATCGTGCTGTTCAGCCTCATCCTGGCCGTCGGCATGCTGGTCGACGATGCCATCATCGTCACCGAATTCGCCGAACGGCGGATGAGCGAAGGGATGCCGAAGCAGGAAGCCTTCGCGCTTGCCGCCAAGCGCATGGCCGGTCCGGTCATCGCGGCGACGATGACACGCATCGCCGCCTTCTCGCCATTGCTGTTCTGGCCGGGCATCATCGGCGATTTCATGAAGTACATGCCGATCACGCTGATCGTCACGCTATCGGCGTCGATGCTCTACGCGCTGGTCTTCGCGCCGACGCTGGGTGCGATCTTCGCCAAGGCGCCGGAGCATCATGAGGATGACAATCGCGACGGCTGGTACATGGCGGTCGTCAAGCAAGCCGTGCGCTTCCCAATCACCGTTCTGGTGCTTACCGTCGTCCTGCTGGCCGGCATCTTCGTTGGCTATTCGAAGTATGGCGCCGGCGTCGAGTTCTTCCCGAGTGTCGAACCGGATTACGGCCTGCTCTACGTGCATGCCCGCGGCAATCTTTCGCTGGCCGAAATGGATACGGCGACCAAGATCGCCGAAAACAGGCTGCTTGGCTGGCCCGGCATCAAATCGGTCTACACCCGCGTCGGCAAAACGCAAGGCGGCGGCCAAGACGTCCCGGAAGATGTGGTCGGCGTCATCCAGTACGAGTTCATCGACTGGCGCGAACGCAAATCGGCGAACCAGATCCTGAACGATCTGCGCGGCGTCATGGCCGGTATTCCCGGTGTCGACGTCGAGGTTCGCGTGCCGGAAGCCGGGCCGCCGACCGGCAAGCCAATCCAGATCAGGCTTTCGGCCATCGACCCGGCAGGCCTTGACGACAAGGCGCGTGCGGTGGCGGCGCGGATCGCCAAGGTGCCCGGCGTCATCGACATTTCCGATGGCCTGCCGCCACCCGGTGTCGACTGGGCTCTCGAGGTCGACCGTGCCAAGGCTGCCCAATACGGCATCAGTCCGACCTCGGTTGGAACGGTGGTGCAGCTCGTCACCAACGGTTTGAAGCTGTCGGAATACCGGCCTGCCGGCGCCGACAAGGCGGTCGACATCCGGCTGCGCTTGCCGGAGGACCGGCGCACGCTGTCGACGCTCGACGAGCTCAGGGTGCAGACCGCGCAAGGTTCGGTGCCGATCTCGAATTTCGTCGTCCGCAAGGCAAAGCCGAGCGTCGGTATCCTCAACCGCATCGACGGCGCCCGCACCGTGGTGGTGCAGGCCAACGTCGCCGCCGGCGCCCAGGTAGCCGCCGTGCAGCAGGAGGTAACCCAGGCCGTCACCGACATGAACCTCGGCAGCGGCATCCGCTGGAAGCTGGCCGGCTCGAACGAGGACAGCGCGGAAGCCAGCGCCTTCCTCAGCAAGGCCTTCGGCGCCGCGATCTTCCTGATCTTCCTGGTGCTGCTGGCGCAGTTCAACAAGTTCACCAGCGTCTGGCTGGTGCTGTCTTGCGTGGTCATGGCGACGATCGGCGTGTTCCTGGGGCTGCTGATAACAGGCGAGACGTTCGGTATCGTCATGTCAGGCATCGGCGTCATCGCGCTCGCAGGCGTGGTGGTGAACAACAACATCGTGCTGATCGACACCTATGACCGGCTGCGTGAAGAAGGCTGGGACAAGATGGACGCCGTGCTGCAGACCTGCCGCGAGCGCGCGCGACCGGTGGTGCTGACGGCGGTGTCGGCCATCCTCGGCGTGCTGCCGATCGCTTTCGGCCTTGGCCTGGAAATCTTCCATCACGAGACGACGATCAACGCGCCGTCGACGCAATGGTGGATTTCGCTGTCGTCGGCGATTGTCTTCGGCCTGTCCTTCGCCACGGTGCTGACGCTGGTGGTGACGCCGTCGATGCTGATGGTGTTCACCCGCGCCAAGGTCAAACCCGGCGCACGGCGTGGCTTGATCAGCCGGCTGTTCCGGCGCGGCAAGGGCGAGATCTCGTCGGACGCGGCGACGGCGGATGCCGGCGCGGAACCCGCGATCGCCTTCCCGAAAGCCGCCGAATAG
- a CDS encoding DUF680 domain-containing protein has translation MTKIALTAAALLIAAGTAFAGSDKFGSNDANQPAATSTDSTITTSIEKSGTADQQPVIQGANHNLFGNR, from the coding sequence ATGACCAAGATCGCACTCACCGCCGCCGCCCTCCTCATCGCCGCCGGCACTGCCTTTGCCGGCAGCGACAAGTTCGGCTCGAACGATGCCAACCAGCCCGCCGCCACCAGCACCGACAGCACGATCACCACGTCGATCGAGAAGTCCGGGACCGCCGATCAGCAACCGGTCATCCAGGGCGCCAACCACAACCTCTTCGGCAACCGCTGA
- a CDS encoding L,D-transpeptidase translates to MSSLVSRRSLLTGLSLVGVSAISACAQMPRQSIGMAAPLNPPPLEPAPEKAPIEDAAPEAAAPASPDYASMYSAAEDGGHSLPAIPVSKVDGRFLRQIVDDPTGEKPGTIVVNTTDKHLYWVLEDGKAMRYGVGLGRQGYSWKGRAIVQWKRKWPTWTPPSAMIRRDPKLEKWRQGMQPGVSNPLGSRALYIFKDGVDTLYRIHGSPDWKSIGKSASSGCVRMFNQDVMDLYERVPGKTPLLVI, encoded by the coding sequence ATGTCATCTCTTGTTTCGCGCCGGTCGCTTCTGACCGGGCTGTCGCTTGTTGGCGTCTCGGCCATCTCGGCCTGTGCCCAAATGCCCAGACAGTCGATCGGCATGGCAGCTCCTCTCAATCCGCCGCCGCTCGAGCCGGCACCAGAAAAGGCGCCGATCGAAGATGCGGCGCCTGAAGCCGCCGCCCCGGCGTCGCCCGATTACGCCAGCATGTATAGCGCGGCCGAAGATGGCGGCCATTCGCTGCCGGCGATTCCCGTCAGCAAGGTCGACGGCCGGTTCCTGCGGCAGATCGTCGACGATCCGACTGGAGAAAAGCCCGGCACGATCGTGGTCAACACGACAGACAAGCACCTTTACTGGGTGCTCGAGGACGGCAAGGCGATGCGCTATGGCGTCGGCTTGGGGCGCCAGGGTTATTCCTGGAAGGGCCGCGCGATCGTCCAGTGGAAACGCAAATGGCCGACCTGGACGCCGCCTTCGGCAATGATCCGCAGGGATCCGAAGCTGGAAAAATGGCGCCAGGGCATGCAGCCCGGTGTCAGCAACCCACTGGGGTCACGCGCGCTGTACATCTTCAAGGACGGCGTCGACACGCTCTATCGGATTCATGGATCGCCGGACTGGAAGTCCATCGGCAAGTCAGCGTCATCGGGCTGCGTGCGCATGTTCAACCAGGATGTCATGGATCTTTACGAGCGGGTTCCTGGCAAGACACCGCTGCTGGTCATCTAG
- a CDS encoding DUF3309 family protein codes for MPISTVVIVVLILVLIGAVPAWPHSRSWGYGPSGIIGAVLVVALVLLLMGRL; via the coding sequence ATGCCGATCAGCACCGTTGTCATCGTCGTCCTGATCCTTGTCCTCATCGGGGCGGTGCCGGCCTGGCCGCACTCGCGCTCCTGGGGTTATGGACCTTCGGGCATTATCGGCGCGGTGCTGGTGGTGGCTCTGGTGTTGCTGCTGATGGGGCGGCTCTGA
- the pyk gene encoding pyruvate kinase: MRRSRKVKILATIGPASSSEEMLKKLFEAGADVFRINMSHTDHELMRTLVGRIRAVEEQVGRPIGILADLQGPKLRVGKFANGKEVLTPGQTFTLDDNPEPGTSTRVYLPHPEILSSVEAGHRLLIDDGKLELKAVKSDGKSIVCTVVAGTTISDKKGVSLPDTDLPVGALTEKDRKDLDAVLATGVDWIALSFVQRPEDLAEARKIARGRALIMAKIEKPQAVSRLAEIIELSDALMVARGDLGVEMPLEAVPGIQKQITRAARRAGKPVVVATQMLESMITAPVPTRAEVSDVSIAVFEGADAIMLSAESAAGAYPVEAVAMMNRIATKVETDPTYAGIINAQRSEPEATGADAISLAAREIAETLKLSAIITYTASGTTGLRAARERPQVPIIALSPIVNTARRLSLLWGTHCVVSPDATDLDDMVNRACRIALEEEFGKPGDRVIITAGVPLRTPGSTNMLRIAYVGSDVQSSR, encoded by the coding sequence ATGAGACGCAGCCGCAAGGTCAAGATCCTAGCCACAATCGGTCCGGCCTCCTCCTCCGAGGAGATGCTGAAGAAGCTGTTCGAAGCGGGCGCCGATGTGTTCCGCATCAATATGAGCCATACAGATCACGAGCTGATGCGCACGCTGGTCGGACGCATCCGGGCCGTCGAGGAGCAGGTTGGCCGGCCGATCGGTATCCTCGCCGACCTGCAAGGCCCCAAGCTGCGCGTCGGCAAGTTCGCCAATGGCAAGGAAGTGCTGACACCGGGCCAGACCTTCACGCTCGACGACAATCCCGAGCCGGGCACGTCGACCAGGGTCTACCTGCCGCATCCGGAAATCCTGAGTTCGGTCGAGGCCGGTCACCGTCTTTTGATCGACGACGGCAAGCTCGAACTGAAGGCGGTGAAAAGCGACGGCAAGTCGATCGTCTGCACCGTCGTCGCAGGCACCACGATTTCCGACAAGAAGGGCGTCAGCCTGCCCGACACCGACCTGCCGGTCGGCGCGCTGACCGAGAAGGACCGCAAGGACCTCGACGCGGTGCTCGCAACGGGCGTCGACTGGATCGCGCTGTCCTTCGTGCAGCGCCCAGAAGATCTGGCCGAAGCGCGCAAGATCGCGCGCGGCCGGGCGCTGATCATGGCCAAGATCGAAAAGCCGCAGGCCGTTTCCCGGCTGGCCGAGATCATCGAATTGTCCGACGCGCTGATGGTCGCCCGCGGCGATCTCGGCGTCGAAATGCCGCTCGAAGCCGTGCCCGGCATTCAGAAGCAGATCACGCGCGCCGCGCGCCGCGCCGGAAAGCCGGTGGTGGTCGCCACGCAGATGCTGGAATCGATGATCACCGCACCGGTGCCGACCCGCGCCGAAGTGTCGGATGTTTCGATCGCCGTGTTCGAAGGCGCCGATGCCATCATGCTGTCGGCGGAATCGGCGGCGGGTGCCTATCCGGTCGAAGCGGTGGCGATGATGAACCGCATCGCCACCAAGGTCGAAACCGATCCGACCTATGCCGGCATCATCAACGCGCAGCGCTCCGAGCCGGAAGCGACCGGCGCCGACGCCATTTCGCTGGCCGCCCGTGAAATCGCCGAAACGCTGAAACTGTCGGCCATCATCACCTACACCGCGTCCGGCACCACCGGCCTGCGTGCCGCCCGTGAGCGTCCCCAGGTGCCGATCATCGCGCTGTCGCCGATCGTCAACACCGCGCGGCGGCTATCGCTTTTGTGGGGCACGCATTGCGTGGTCTCGCCCGATGCCACCGATCTCGACGACATGGTCAACCGCGCCTGCCGCATTGCGCTGGAAGAAGAGTTCGGCAAGCCCGGCGACCGCGTCATCATCACGGCCGGTGTGCCGCTGAGGACGCCCGGCTCGACCAACATGCTGCGCATCGCCTATGTCGGCTCGGACGTGCAAAGCAGCCGGTAA
- a CDS encoding N-formylglutamate amidohydrolase — MTRSTVFAPFDIVEGDRKRGIVLLADHARRDLPEDYGSLGLPAAEFDRHIAYDIGVEAVTRELAALLGVPALIANFSRLLIDPNRGEDDPTLIRQLYDGTVVPGNYPLAPEERERRLDRFYRPYHDAVGALIASVAQASGQAPFIFSVHSFTPVMQGRQRPWHVGILWDRDDRVARPLIDMLAEDKSLVVGDNEPYDGALRGDTMFKHAIINGYAHALIEIRQDLISDQKGAIAWAGRLAPIVDAIDRRPDIHVVKMFGSRTGPL; from the coding sequence ATGACCCGATCCACAGTTTTCGCGCCTTTCGATATCGTCGAGGGCGACCGCAAGCGAGGCATCGTGCTTCTGGCCGATCATGCCCGCCGCGACCTGCCCGAGGACTATGGCAGCCTTGGCCTGCCGGCGGCGGAATTCGACCGCCACATCGCCTACGACATCGGCGTCGAAGCGGTGACCCGCGAACTTGCGGCCTTGCTCGGCGTGCCTGCGCTGATCGCCAACTTTTCACGGCTCTTGATCGACCCCAATCGTGGCGAGGACGATCCGACGCTCATCCGCCAGCTCTATGACGGTACTGTCGTGCCGGGAAACTATCCGCTCGCACCCGAGGAGCGCGAAAGGCGGCTCGACCGCTTCTACCGGCCCTATCACGACGCTGTCGGCGCCTTGATTGCCTCGGTCGCGCAGGCTTCCGGCCAGGCGCCCTTCATCTTCTCGGTGCATTCCTTCACCCCGGTCATGCAGGGCAGGCAGAGGCCGTGGCATGTCGGCATCCTCTGGGATCGGGACGACCGGGTGGCGCGGCCGCTGATCGACATGCTTGCCGAAGACAAGAGCCTCGTCGTCGGTGACAATGAGCCCTATGACGGCGCGCTGCGTGGCGACACCATGTTCAAGCATGCCATTATCAATGGCTATGCCCACGCGTTGATCGAGATCCGCCAGGACCTGATTTCAGACCAGAAGGGCGCGATCGCGTGGGCCGGGCGCCTGGCGCCGATCGTTGACGCCATCGACCGCCGTCCCGATATACATGTCGTGAAAATGTTCGGCTCGCGCACCGGGCCGCTATGA
- a CDS encoding MFS transporter has translation MNALNAMQTAIRGRWAVAAIFLANGFLTGSWAPQIPVFLTRLDISKFTLGLLILLFGAGAVTAMTLCGHLISKHGSRTVLRWFGLCGSLGLLLVALAPNVPLAAIAMFIFGGSIGGMDVAMNANAVVVERKMSRAIMSSSHGFWSLGGFAGGGLGGFAIQHYGHLAHAAVVTVLAFAAIAMAVGYLVAEDRPRAAEHHKFTLPANPLVYLIGLMALLTMISEGAVLDWAALYLRQELGADLAVAGLAYAAFSGVMAIMRFFGDGVRNRFGAVTTLRGSAVAAAAGMLIAGLSPSPWLAIAAFALCGFGIANMVPIIFSAGGNQEGMSSGTGMSVVTTMGYSGILVAPSAIGFVAEHSSFGPIFIAMSVLLIVVLLMAGLAHRAEFAPETAPAE, from the coding sequence ATGAACGCGTTGAACGCTATGCAAACTGCCATTCGCGGGCGATGGGCCGTGGCCGCCATTTTCCTTGCCAATGGCTTCCTGACCGGCAGTTGGGCGCCGCAGATTCCGGTATTCCTGACCCGGCTGGACATTTCGAAATTCACGCTCGGCCTGCTGATCCTTCTGTTCGGCGCCGGCGCGGTCACAGCCATGACCTTGTGCGGCCACCTGATTTCGAAACATGGCTCGCGCACCGTGCTGCGCTGGTTCGGCCTTTGCGGCAGTCTCGGTTTGCTCCTGGTGGCGCTTGCGCCCAACGTGCCGCTGGCGGCCATCGCCATGTTCATTTTCGGCGGCTCGATCGGCGGCATGGATGTCGCCATGAACGCCAATGCGGTGGTGGTGGAGCGAAAAATGTCCCGCGCCATCATGTCGTCCTCGCACGGCTTCTGGAGCCTCGGCGGTTTCGCCGGCGGCGGCCTCGGCGGCTTTGCCATCCAGCACTATGGCCACCTCGCCCATGCCGCAGTCGTGACCGTGCTTGCCTTCGCGGCGATCGCCATGGCGGTCGGCTATCTCGTTGCCGAGGACAGACCACGGGCGGCCGAGCATCATAAATTCACGCTGCCGGCAAACCCGCTGGTCTACCTGATCGGCCTGATGGCCCTGCTGACTATGATATCCGAGGGCGCGGTGCTCGACTGGGCGGCGCTGTATCTCAGACAGGAACTCGGCGCCGACCTTGCCGTCGCCGGTCTTGCCTATGCCGCCTTTTCCGGCGTCATGGCGATCATGCGCTTCTTCGGCGATGGCGTGCGCAACCGCTTCGGCGCGGTGACGACGCTGCGCGGCTCGGCTGTCGCCGCCGCCGCCGGCATGCTGATCGCCGGCCTGTCGCCCTCGCCCTGGCTCGCCATCGCGGCCTTCGCGCTGTGCGGCTTCGGCATCGCCAATATGGTGCCGATCATCTTTTCGGCCGGCGGCAACCAGGAAGGCATGTCATCGGGCACCGGCATGAGCGTCGTCACCACCATGGGCTATTCGGGCATTCTGGTGGCGCCGTCGGCGATCGGCTTCGTCGCCGAGCATTCCAGCTTCGGGCCGATCTTCATCGCCATGTCGGTCCTGCTGATCGTTGTCCTGCTGATGGCGGGCCTCGCTCACCGCGCCGAATTCGCTCCCGAAACGGCACCCGCCGAATAG
- a CDS encoding DUF1244 domain-containing protein has product MTKLSDEQKRDFEAAAFRRLVEHLRERNDVQNIDLMNLAGFCRNCLSNWYREAANAEGVDLSKDQSREIVYGMPYAEWQAINQTEASDAKKAEFEAKRPKDH; this is encoded by the coding sequence ATGACCAAACTCAGCGACGAGCAGAAGCGCGACTTCGAGGCCGCTGCCTTTCGCCGGCTGGTCGAGCATCTTAGGGAACGCAACGACGTGCAGAATATCGACCTGATGAACCTCGCCGGCTTCTGCCGCAACTGCCTCTCGAACTGGTATCGCGAGGCCGCCAACGCCGAGGGTGTCGATCTCTCCAAGGACCAGTCGCGCGAGATCGTCTACGGCATGCCTTACGCCGAGTGGCAGGCGATCAACCAGACAGAAGCGTCGGACGCCAAGAAAGCCGAATTCGAGGCCAAGCGGCCTAAGGATCATTAG
- a CDS encoding SDR family oxidoreductase, which translates to MTKIAILGANGRLGRVVAKAFIDAGFDVRTVTRTGKVPAELEGATAVAGDALDRQSLIRATEGVDIIFNGLNPIYTDWGKCLPMAENVMAACHANNALHLFPGTVYNYGSPMPAMITEDTPFHPTTEKGRIRCAMEDLFHREADAGRVRTIVLRAGDFFGGTGSGSWFDLVVAAKINKGVYTAPGPADLVHEWAYLPDFAVGFVALARNLDKLGSYEALNFPGHAVTDIEIKAATEKALGRSLKMTSMPWWVLRAGSPFVAMWREIVSMSYLRFEQHQLASTRLEGIIGEIPHTPLDQAVAQALEDIGIATLVGTPKAA; encoded by the coding sequence ATGACCAAGATCGCAATTCTCGGCGCCAATGGCCGGCTCGGCCGCGTGGTTGCCAAAGCCTTCATCGACGCCGGCTTCGACGTCCGCACCGTCACCCGCACCGGCAAGGTACCGGCCGAGCTTGAAGGCGCCACGGCGGTTGCCGGCGATGCGCTGGACCGTCAATCGCTGATCCGCGCCACCGAAGGCGTCGATATCATCTTCAACGGCCTCAACCCGATCTATACCGACTGGGGCAAATGCCTGCCGATGGCCGAAAACGTCATGGCCGCCTGCCATGCCAACAACGCGCTGCATCTGTTTCCCGGCACCGTCTACAATTACGGCTCGCCGATGCCGGCGATGATCACGGAAGACACGCCGTTCCACCCGACGACCGAGAAGGGCCGCATCCGCTGCGCCATGGAGGATCTGTTCCACCGCGAGGCCGATGCAGGCCGTGTGCGCACCATTGTGCTGCGCGCCGGCGATTTCTTCGGCGGCACTGGCAGCGGCTCCTGGTTCGACCTAGTCGTCGCCGCCAAGATCAACAAGGGCGTCTACACCGCGCCCGGTCCGGCCGACCTCGTGCATGAATGGGCCTACCTGCCAGACTTCGCTGTCGGCTTCGTCGCGCTGGCGAGGAATCTCGACAAGCTCGGCTCCTACGAGGCGCTGAACTTTCCCGGCCATGCCGTCACCGATATTGAGATCAAGGCCGCTACCGAGAAGGCGCTCGGCCGGTCGCTCAAGATGACCTCGATGCCTTGGTGGGTACTGCGCGCCGGCAGCCCGTTCGTGGCGATGTGGCGCGAGATCGTCTCGATGTCCTATCTGCGCTTCGAGCAGCACCAACTGGCCTCGACGCGGCTGGAAGGTATCATCGGAGAAATCCCGCATACGCCACTCGATCAGGCGGTCGCTCAAGCCCTCGAGGACATCGGTATCGCCACTCTGGTGGGCACGCCGAAAGCGGCCTGA
- a CDS encoding DUF1036 domain-containing protein, with the protein MPLLILTVGVSAMVMASPARADFRVCNATQNLVGVGIGYRAKAGWITEGWWHIEGSSCKTLIEGPLSSRFYYLYAEDAERGGRWDGPINMCVAEKEFKIAGVNDCVARGFQRAGFQEYDTGEQASWMVQLTDEPATGGPPAAPGTNSQ; encoded by the coding sequence ATGCCGCTCCTGATCCTGACCGTTGGGGTGTCGGCGATGGTCATGGCCTCGCCGGCGCGCGCCGATTTCCGCGTCTGCAACGCCACGCAGAACCTGGTCGGCGTCGGCATCGGCTATCGCGCCAAGGCCGGCTGGATCACCGAGGGCTGGTGGCACATTGAAGGATCGAGCTGCAAGACGTTGATCGAAGGGCCGCTGTCATCAAGGTTTTACTATCTTTATGCAGAAGACGCCGAGCGCGGTGGACGCTGGGACGGCCCGATCAACATGTGCGTGGCTGAAAAAGAGTTCAAGATCGCCGGCGTAAACGACTGCGTCGCCCGGGGCTTCCAGCGCGCCGGATTTCAGGAATATGACACGGGCGAACAGGCAAGCTGGATGGTCCAGCTGACCGATGAGCCCGCAACGGGAGGCCCCCCAGCCGCCCCGGGAACCAACAGTCAATGA
- a CDS encoding LysR family transcriptional regulator — protein sequence MDNIDWNLIKSFVTVAETGSLSAAARKLSASQPTLGRHIGELEQALGVTLFRRGRSGYALTEAGATLFERGKAVSEQASAFSRLALGSVEAIEGTVRIAASEVVAAYVLPDMMARLGMEEPGIEVEIVASNQVENLLRRDADIAIRMVKPAQNELVARKVCDIPLCACAAISYLDRRGRPAGPADLVNHALIGFDRSDEIIRSFVQHGIPVTRGSFRFRADNQIVLWEAVRAGNGIGLGQEPLAERDPLVEKVLPGLPLPDLPVWLAMHRDVRGSVRIRRVADFLHEELKRYSAGAVSGANSAR from the coding sequence ATGGACAATATCGATTGGAACCTGATCAAGAGCTTCGTCACGGTCGCGGAAACCGGGAGCCTGTCTGCCGCCGCCCGAAAACTGTCGGCCAGTCAGCCGACGCTGGGACGTCACATCGGGGAGTTGGAGCAGGCGCTCGGTGTCACGCTGTTCCGGCGTGGGCGGAGCGGCTACGCGCTGACGGAAGCCGGTGCCACGCTATTCGAGCGGGGCAAGGCGGTCAGCGAGCAGGCGAGTGCCTTTTCACGGCTGGCGCTGGGTTCGGTCGAGGCCATCGAAGGCACGGTGCGCATTGCCGCCAGCGAGGTGGTGGCGGCCTATGTGCTGCCCGACATGATGGCGCGGCTCGGCATGGAGGAGCCCGGCATCGAGGTCGAGATCGTTGCCTCGAACCAGGTCGAGAACCTGCTGCGCCGGGACGCCGATATCGCCATCCGCATGGTCAAGCCGGCGCAGAACGAACTGGTGGCGCGCAAGGTCTGCGATATCCCGCTTTGCGCCTGCGCGGCCATTTCCTATCTCGATCGGCGCGGCCGTCCAGCGGGGCCGGCCGACCTCGTCAATCACGCCCTGATCGGCTTCGACCGGAGCGATGAGATCATCAGGAGCTTCGTCCAGCATGGTATCCCGGTCACCCGTGGCAGCTTCCGCTTCAGGGCCGACAACCAGATCGTGCTGTGGGAGGCGGTGCGGGCGGGAAACGGCATTGGCCTTGGCCAGGAGCCGCTGGCCGAGCGCGATCCGCTGGTGGAGAAGGTGCTTCCCGGCCTGCCGTTGCCTGACTTGCCGGTGTGGCTGGCCATGCATCGCGATGTGCGCGGCAGCGTGCGCATCCGCCGCGTGGCGGACTTTCTTCACGAGGAACTCAAACGCTATTCGGCGGGTGCCGTTTCGGGAGCGAATTCGGCGCGGTGA